In one Ictalurus furcatus strain D&B chromosome 28, Billie_1.0, whole genome shotgun sequence genomic region, the following are encoded:
- the pax8 gene encoding paired box protein Pax-8: protein IFIPLSPPGHGGLNQLGGMFVNGRPLPEVIRQRIVDMAHQGVRPCDISRQLRVSHGCVSKILGRYYETGSIKPGVIGGSKPKVATPKVVDKIAEYKRQNPTMFAWEIRDRLLAEGVCDSDTVPSVSSINRIIRTKVQQPFNVPLESKSLSPGHTLIPSSAVTPPESPQSDSLGSTYSISGLLGIPPASSDGKRSHDDSPGDQESCRHSVDSQGSGGGPRKQLRPEHFSSQHLDCGFERHHYTSDTFGSTTAGKTEQSLYPLSLLNGSLEEGKSSLATSSAAIGRNLATHQGYAVVTDALQPLPICLKQEMSPDGASSSPSPNIIANSAFLEMGTISAPSPVSVGNGGSSSMHFSHAFNSFPHHAPVYSQFSSQSLITGRDMVSSTLPGYPPHIPSAGQTGYSSSAITGMVAGAEYSGQTYTHSPYTSYSDAWRFTNTSILGSPYYYSSASRTAPPTTTAYDHL, encoded by the exons ATATtcatccccctctctcccccagGGCATGGGGGTCTTAATCAACTAGGCGGCATGTTTGTGAATGGACGCCCGCTCCCGGAGGTCATCCGGCAGCGCATTGTGGACATGGCTCACCAGGGTGTTCGGCCCTGCGACATCTCCCGTCAGCTGCGGGTCAGCCATGGCTGCGTCAGCAAGATCCTGGGCAG ATACTATGAGACAGGAAGCATAAAACCGGGTGTGATCGGTGGCTCGAAGCCAAAGGTGGCTACCCCGAAAGTGGTGGACAAGATAGCAGAGTACAAGCGGCAGAATCCAACCATGTTCGCCTGGGAGATCAGAGACAGGCTCCTGGCTGAGGGAGTGTGTGACAGCGACACGGTGCCCAGCGTCAGTTCCATAAACAG GATCATCCGGACCAAGGTGCAACAGCCATTTAACGTGCCCTTGGAGAGCAAAAGCCTCAGCCCAGGTCACACACTAA TTCCAAGTTCAGCGGTTACCCCTCCCGAGTCACCTCAGTCCGATTCTCTGGGTTCCACCTACTCTATTAGCGGCCTGCTGGGTATTCCACCGGCCAGCTCAGATGGCAAGAGGAGTCATGATGACAG CCCAGGTGACCAGGAGAGCTGTCGGCACAGCGTGGACTCTCAAGGCAGTGGTGGTGGACCCAGGAAGCAGCTTCGGCCTGAACATTTCTCATCGCAGCACCTGGACTGCGGCTTCGAGCGGCACCACTACACCTCCGACACGTTTGGTTCCACCACCGCTGGCAAGACTGAGCAG tCCCTgtatcccctctctctcctcaatGGAAGTCTAGAGGAAGGCAAGAGCAGCCTCGCAACATCCAGTGCCGCCATTGGCCGAAACCTAGCAACACACCAGGGCTACGCGGTTGTGACAG ATGCCCTACAGCCCCTTCCCATCTGCCTGAAACAGGAAATGTCACCAGACGGGGCCAGCTCAAGTCCCTCGCCCAACATTATAGCCAACTCGGCGTTTTTGGAAATGGGCACCATTTCGGCTCCGTCGCCAGTGTCCGTGGGTAACGGTGGCAGCAGCTCCATGCATTTCTCTCATGCCTTCAACTCATTTCCCCATCATGCACCTGTGTACAGCCAGTTCAGCAGCCAGTCTCTCAtcacag GGCGAGACATGGTGAGCTCCACCCTCCCTGGATATCCTCCACACATCCCATCAGCCGGACAGACAGGTTACTCGTCCTCGGCTATCACAGGAATGGTAGCAG GTGCCGAGTACTCGGGCCAGACTTACACACACTCGCCATACACATCTTACAGCGACGCATGGAGATTCACCAACACCAGCATACTAG GTTCTCCCTATTACTACAGCTCCGCCTCCCGCACAGCTCCGCCCACCACCACTGCATACGATCATCTTTAG